The Halogranum gelatinilyticum genome includes a window with the following:
- a CDS encoding DUF7861 family protein yields MKHDRIHAREPSHHVDRWEVGTIERIRERDGHCVVDVADEDGETVELVVTLAVRDLFVGRLDLAADESPVGSRVWFRRKRGQ; encoded by the coding sequence ATGAAACACGACCGCATCCACGCGAGGGAGCCGAGTCACCACGTCGACCGCTGGGAGGTCGGCACCATCGAGCGGATTCGGGAGCGCGACGGCCACTGCGTCGTCGACGTGGCCGACGAGGACGGTGAGACGGTCGAACTCGTGGTGACGCTGGCGGTTCGGGACCTCTTCGTCGGTCGACTCGACCTCGCGGCGGACGAGTCGCCGGTCGGCTCCCGAGTCTGGTTCCGTCGCAAGCGCGGCCAGTAG
- a CDS encoding MBL fold metallo-hydrolase, with amino-acid sequence MASLRLVRHATLLVEFDETTVLVDPMFGDVGVDPPVQNTPNDRRNPLIPLPEFDPMEGVDAVLVTHRHNDHFDDAAREALADDVPLFCQPEEADAFREEGFTDVRPVETSLVVGDVSVTRTPARHGHGELAEAMAPVAGFVFESGDETVYVAGDTVWYEEVPATIDRFEPDLVVVNAGAARFVEGEPITMDEAGVQATVDHADCPVVAVHMGAINHCLLTREELRETVPDAVVPEDGERVDLPR; translated from the coding sequence ATGGCCAGCCTCCGTCTCGTCCGTCACGCAACGCTGCTCGTCGAGTTCGACGAGACGACCGTCCTCGTCGACCCGATGTTCGGCGACGTCGGCGTCGACCCGCCGGTCCAGAACACGCCGAACGACCGCCGCAACCCCCTGATTCCGCTGCCCGAGTTCGACCCCATGGAGGGCGTCGACGCCGTCCTCGTGACCCACCGTCACAACGACCACTTCGACGACGCCGCCCGCGAGGCACTCGCCGACGACGTCCCGCTCTTCTGTCAGCCCGAGGAGGCCGACGCGTTCCGCGAGGAGGGCTTCACCGACGTCCGGCCGGTCGAGACCTCGCTGGTCGTCGGCGACGTGAGCGTCACCCGGACGCCCGCCCGCCACGGCCACGGCGAGTTGGCCGAGGCGATGGCTCCCGTGGCGGGGTTCGTCTTCGAGTCCGGCGACGAGACGGTCTACGTCGCCGGCGACACGGTCTGGTACGAGGAGGTTCCGGCGACCATCGACCGCTTCGAGCCGGACCTCGTCGTCGTCAACGCCGGTGCGGCGCGGTTCGTCGAGGGTGAGCCCATCACGATGGACGAAGCGGGCGTGCAGGCGACCGTCGACCACGCCGACTGTCCGGTCGTCGCAGTCCACATGGGCGCCATCAACCACTGTCTGCTGACACGCGAGGAGCTGCGGGAGACCGTCCCCGACGCCGTCGTCCCCGAGGACGGCGAGCGCGTCGACCTCCCGCGATGA
- a CDS encoding metal ABC transporter substrate-binding protein, whose translation MTNGTNQPGDSHRLSRRQLLAASGSLALAGTAGCLGGSAEMAGGGADGSNSGSNSDDSGDGPVAVASFFSFYDFARKVADGTPVTVRNLIPTGLHGHGWEPNASVTRDIIEADAFIHVGKDFQPWADRAIQTLKDDDIDTQLINVREGIELVELAASLDREEEGVGEGRGRDPHFWLDPQRAKVSVDNITEGLVELSPEHEETFRDNAATYKTDVLDRIDADYQDIFDRADRDVVQLAAHNAFQYIGVRYGVQMRPLVVNLAASGDVKPSDITEAKRVIDENNIKYVGAGVFETRKPAKQLVAETAVEAYFPVTPYAGVREDWVENDWGYEEIAYNINMPTFEVVLGNKAPEEVGPDGWHEQWRNFE comes from the coding sequence ATGACGAACGGTACCAACCAGCCGGGCGATAGCCATCGGCTCTCACGTCGGCAGCTGTTGGCAGCGAGCGGGAGTCTCGCACTCGCCGGAACCGCGGGCTGTCTCGGCGGCAGTGCCGAGATGGCCGGTGGCGGTGCGGACGGGTCGAACAGCGGATCGAACAGCGACGACTCCGGCGACGGGCCGGTCGCCGTCGCCTCCTTCTTCAGCTTCTACGACTTCGCGCGGAAGGTCGCCGACGGGACGCCCGTCACGGTCCGGAACCTGATTCCGACCGGGCTGCACGGCCACGGCTGGGAGCCGAACGCGAGCGTCACGCGCGACATCATCGAGGCGGACGCGTTCATCCACGTCGGCAAGGACTTCCAGCCGTGGGCCGACCGGGCGATTCAGACGCTGAAAGACGACGACATCGACACGCAGCTCATCAACGTCCGCGAGGGCATCGAACTCGTCGAACTGGCCGCCAGCCTGGATCGGGAAGAAGAAGGCGTCGGCGAGGGCCGCGGCAGAGACCCCCACTTCTGGCTCGACCCCCAGCGCGCGAAGGTGAGCGTCGACAACATCACCGAAGGGCTCGTCGAACTCTCGCCCGAGCACGAGGAGACGTTCCGCGACAACGCGGCGACGTACAAGACGGACGTGTTGGACCGCATCGACGCGGACTACCAGGACATCTTCGACCGCGCCGACCGCGACGTGGTCCAGCTGGCCGCCCACAACGCCTTCCAGTACATCGGCGTCCGCTACGGCGTCCAGATGCGGCCGCTCGTGGTCAACCTCGCCGCCAGCGGCGACGTGAAGCCCTCCGACATCACGGAGGCCAAGCGCGTCATCGACGAGAACAACATCAAGTACGTCGGCGCGGGCGTCTTCGAGACGCGCAAGCCTGCCAAACAGCTCGTCGCCGAGACGGCCGTCGAGGCCTACTTCCCCGTGACGCCCTACGCGGGCGTCCGCGAGGACTGGGTCGAGAACGACTGGGGCTACGAGGAGATCGCCTACAACATCAATATGCCCACCTTCGAGGTCGTCCTCGGCAACAAAGCACCCGAGGAGGTCGGCCCCGACGGCTGGCACGAGCAGTGGAGAAACTTCGAATGA
- a CDS encoding metal ABC transporter ATP-binding protein has product MSRREARARNGAAGGTKPVIELSDVAFGYTASPVVEDISLTIDEGEYVAVVGPNGSGKSTLMRLMLGLLRPDSGVAKLFGEPSHTFDDGARIGYVAQHASASKKMPITVREVVKMGRFPHVGFGRLSADDWAIVDDALETVGMSAFADRRVTQLSGGQRQRAFIARALAGEADLLVLDEPTVGVDAESVEAFYDLLESLNDDGITVLLIEHDLSAVTEQAERVVCLNREIYFDGPTSEFVESDALARAFGTAANFVGGSR; this is encoded by the coding sequence ATGAGTCGGCGCGAGGCACGCGCCAGAAACGGCGCGGCCGGCGGAACGAAGCCGGTCATCGAACTCTCCGACGTCGCGTTCGGCTACACGGCGAGCCCGGTCGTCGAAGACATCTCGCTGACCATCGACGAGGGCGAGTACGTCGCCGTCGTCGGTCCCAACGGCTCGGGGAAGTCGACGCTGATGCGGCTCATGCTCGGCCTGCTGCGGCCCGACTCGGGGGTCGCCAAGCTGTTCGGCGAACCGTCGCACACGTTCGACGACGGCGCGCGCATCGGCTACGTCGCCCAACACGCCAGCGCGTCGAAGAAGATGCCCATCACCGTCCGTGAGGTCGTGAAGATGGGCCGGTTTCCCCACGTCGGCTTCGGCCGCCTCTCGGCCGACGACTGGGCCATCGTCGACGACGCCCTGGAAACGGTCGGGATGTCGGCCTTCGCCGACCGCCGGGTGACGCAGCTCTCCGGCGGCCAGCGTCAACGGGCCTTCATCGCCCGCGCGCTCGCTGGTGAGGCCGACCTGCTCGTCCTCGACGAGCCGACCGTCGGCGTCGACGCCGAGTCGGTCGAGGCGTTCTACGACCTGTTGGAGTCGCTCAACGACGACGGAATCACCGTGCTGCTCATCGAACACGACCTGAGCGCGGTGACCGAACAGGCCGAGCGCGTCGTCTGTCTCAACCGCGAGATCTACTTCGACGGGCCGACGAGCGAGTTCGTCGAGAGCGACGCCCTCGCCCGCGCGTTCGGGACGGCTGCGAACTTCGTGGGAGGGAGCCGATGA
- a CDS encoding metal ABC transporter permease, which produces MTLPTTVFGLPTLPLQSGSPLDPVLAPFYWFLELWSTVMFAVADATGLELLQYAFMHRAILVGLCIGVMAPLIGTFLVHRQLALIGDALAHTAFAGVAIGLFLNGVLELGVSPYLSAVVVAVIAALLIEVISEATDAYNDVSMAIVLSTGFALGTVLISLNAGGLAVGINQYLFGNLSTVSAENAAILLVLFGIIVATVGLTRNQLLYVTFDETAAQVSGLSVSWYNRVMVMLTALVVVGAMQIMGVILVAAMLVVPVAGAAQISKSFTQSLWASVVLAELAVLLGIGVAYYGEATAGGVIVLVAVGIYVLSVVVGKIQTSVGEDKTPELGSIDANESSSD; this is translated from the coding sequence ATGACGCTCCCGACCACCGTCTTCGGTCTCCCGACGCTGCCGCTTCAGTCCGGCAGTCCGCTCGACCCGGTGCTCGCGCCGTTCTACTGGTTCCTCGAACTCTGGTCGACGGTCATGTTCGCCGTCGCCGACGCGACCGGTCTCGAACTGCTCCAGTACGCCTTCATGCACCGCGCCATCCTCGTCGGACTCTGCATCGGCGTGATGGCCCCGCTCATCGGGACCTTCCTCGTCCACCGCCAGCTCGCGCTCATCGGCGACGCGCTGGCACACACCGCCTTCGCCGGGGTCGCCATCGGGCTGTTCCTCAACGGCGTCCTCGAACTCGGCGTCTCGCCGTATCTCTCGGCCGTCGTCGTCGCCGTCATCGCGGCGTTGCTCATCGAGGTCATCTCGGAGGCGACCGACGCCTACAACGACGTCTCGATGGCCATCGTCCTCTCGACGGGCTTCGCGCTCGGGACGGTGCTCATCAGCCTCAACGCCGGGGGACTGGCCGTCGGCATCAACCAGTATCTCTTCGGCAACCTCTCGACGGTGTCGGCGGAGAACGCGGCCATCCTGCTCGTGCTCTTCGGCATCATCGTCGCCACGGTCGGCCTGACCCGGAACCAACTGCTCTACGTCACCTTCGACGAGACGGCCGCACAGGTCTCCGGTCTCTCGGTCAGCTGGTACAACCGTGTGATGGTCATGCTGACGGCACTCGTCGTCGTCGGCGCGATGCAGATCATGGGCGTCATCCTCGTCGCCGCGATGCTCGTCGTCCCCGTCGCGGGGGCCGCCCAGATTTCCAAGAGCTTCACCCAGTCGCTGTGGGCCTCGGTCGTCCTCGCCGAACTTGCCGTGCTGCTCGGCATCGGCGTCGCCTACTACGGCGAGGCGACCGCGGGGGGCGTCATCGTCCTCGTCGCGGTCGGCATCTACGTCCTCTCGGTCGTCGTCGGAAAGATTCAGACGAGCGTCGGCGAGGACAAGACGCCCGAACTCGGCAGTATCGACGCCAACGAGTCGAGCTCGGACTGA
- a CDS encoding PAS domain-containing sensor histidine kinase, translating into MTFVVDGEGRLSSVGTTFATSVGTDPDALAGESLASLVDDDDRQAVRDALDAVGSGECERRRCRCRLRGHGDTVVEGDLELVANPALVFGTFTASEATAAAAVSATPDTPKSSAAEPIAPTASEPTPRATDRTAASVESERERFGRLFELIRDPVVEVEVVDGEPVVRSVNSRFVDVFGYEADQIVGESLNEFIVPDDCDGEATEFDRRTAGGRANRAIVTRRTAWGRREFLYHGIPFEAAPGDQRGFAIYSDITSEKQSREHLQVLHRVLRHNLRNELNVVLGRADEIREAAADPSVQRAAAQIADHAEQLLAASEKARSAADVVEYESRRESTDVAAHLRAVADAARQAAPDATIETDLPSRLPVSGTATVREAAANLLENALEHTGPSTTVRISAVVDGRDAVVTVADDGRGIPPAEWEAIFGDGHLTQLDHSSGLGLWLVKWVVESAGGRVDYERVDGWTKVVLTLPRATGRLSAEEPTT; encoded by the coding sequence GTGACGTTCGTCGTCGACGGCGAGGGACGGCTGTCGTCGGTCGGGACGACCTTCGCCACGTCGGTCGGGACCGACCCGGACGCGCTCGCGGGCGAGTCGCTCGCGAGTCTCGTCGACGACGACGACAGGCAAGCCGTCCGCGACGCGCTCGACGCGGTCGGCAGCGGTGAGTGCGAGCGACGACGCTGTCGCTGTCGGCTCCGAGGCCACGGGGACACTGTCGTCGAGGGCGACCTCGAACTCGTCGCGAACCCCGCGCTCGTTTTCGGCACGTTCACGGCGAGCGAGGCGACAGCGGCCGCCGCAGTCTCGGCGACACCGGACACTCCGAAGTCGTCGGCCGCGGAACCGATTGCGCCGACAGCGTCGGAGCCGACGCCACGGGCGACGGACCGGACGGCGGCGAGCGTCGAGAGCGAACGAGAGCGGTTCGGACGGCTGTTCGAACTGATCAGAGATCCCGTCGTCGAGGTCGAGGTCGTCGACGGCGAGCCGGTCGTGCGGTCCGTCAACTCGCGGTTCGTCGACGTCTTCGGCTACGAGGCCGACCAAATCGTCGGCGAGTCGCTCAACGAGTTCATCGTCCCCGACGACTGCGACGGCGAGGCGACCGAGTTCGACCGCCGGACCGCCGGTGGCAGAGCGAACCGCGCCATCGTGACCCGCCGGACCGCGTGGGGTCGCCGGGAGTTCCTGTACCACGGCATCCCGTTCGAGGCGGCTCCGGGCGACCAACGCGGCTTCGCCATCTACTCCGACATCACCTCCGAGAAGCAGTCGCGCGAACATCTCCAGGTGCTCCACCGCGTGCTCCGGCACAACCTGCGAAACGAGCTGAACGTCGTGCTCGGGCGGGCCGACGAGATACGAGAGGCGGCGGCCGACCCGTCGGTCCAGCGGGCGGCCGCACAGATCGCGGACCACGCCGAACAGCTGTTGGCCGCGAGCGAGAAGGCCCGGTCGGCCGCGGACGTCGTCGAGTACGAGTCGCGACGGGAGAGCACGGACGTCGCCGCCCATCTCCGGGCTGTCGCTGACGCGGCCCGGCAGGCGGCTCCCGACGCGACCATCGAGACCGACCTGCCGTCGCGGCTCCCTGTCTCGGGCACTGCGACGGTCCGCGAGGCCGCCGCTAACCTCCTCGAGAACGCACTCGAACACACCGGGCCGTCGACGACGGTTCGGATTTCGGCCGTCGTCGACGGTCGCGACGCCGTCGTCACCGTCGCCGACGACGGGCGGGGGATTCCGCCCGCCGAGTGGGAGGCGATATTCGGCGACGGCCATCTCACACAGCTCGACCACAGCTCCGGGCTGGGCCTGTGGCTCGTGAAGTGGGTCGTCGAGTCCGCGGGTGGCCGCGTCGACTACGAGCGGGTCGACGGCTGGACCAAGGTCGTCCTGACGCTTCCGCGAGCGACAGGGCGGCTGTCGGCCGAGGAGCCGACCACCTGA
- a CDS encoding cold-shock protein, with protein sequence MANGKVDFFNDTGGYGFISTDDADDDVFFHMEDVGGEDLTEGTEIEFDIEQAPKGPRAKNVVRQ encoded by the coding sequence ATGGCAAACGGTAAGGTTGATTTCTTCAACGACACAGGCGGCTACGGTTTCATCTCGACGGACGACGCAGACGACGACGTGTTCTTCCACATGGAAGACGTTGGCGGCGAGGACCTCACCGAGGGGACCGAGATCGAATTCGACATCGAACAGGCCCCGAAGGGCCCGCGCGCGAAGAACGTCGTTCGACAGTAA
- a CDS encoding spermidine synthase, which yields MSTTRSLDALRLTKPELAVFVSGVASMGLEILAGRMIAPQFGSSIYTWGSIIGVFLAALSYGYHRGGKQAATRATNGRMARVFLLTAAYVAGLIFMGDLLLRATIGFPLPSRFASLPAIILLFGPPTYFLGYISPYAAELSSKEGIGEASGHVYMLGTVGSIVGAFATTYFLIPSLGIDQIALVFGVISVATAIALVGPRLNKDQIIVNGFVALLLVAAAGSGAAGISVEGRVVYETQTPYQELQVVDLGDTRTLYLDGQRHSAMDLEDPQRHVFGYTRYFHLPLLMTDDVDRVLFVGGGGFTGPKRFAHDYNVTVDVAEIDPEVIRVSKEYFGVEESAKLNIYNEGGRQFLRDTNETYDLIVLDAYRKDKVPFELTTEEFMELANDRLSDDGVLFANLISAPSGPASQFYRAEYKTISQVYPQVYSFPTSGGAVVQNIEVIATKNETRLTEEQLLARNEKRDIGIGLASEIRTYQEPPRTEDVPLLRDDRAPVDALLDPMVGQRYVLEETNETASSDVSTVRVAG from the coding sequence ATGAGTACGACCCGTTCGCTGGACGCCCTCCGACTGACGAAGCCGGAGCTGGCGGTCTTCGTCTCCGGTGTCGCCAGCATGGGCCTGGAGATCCTCGCCGGGCGGATGATCGCCCCCCAGTTCGGCAGCAGTATCTACACTTGGGGGAGCATCATCGGCGTTTTCCTCGCCGCACTCAGCTACGGCTACCACCGCGGCGGGAAGCAGGCGGCGACACGCGCGACCAACGGCCGGATGGCCCGCGTCTTCCTCCTCACCGCGGCCTACGTCGCCGGTCTCATCTTCATGGGCGACCTCCTCCTCCGGGCGACCATCGGCTTCCCGCTCCCCAGTCGCTTCGCCTCGTTGCCGGCCATCATCCTGCTGTTCGGCCCGCCGACCTACTTCCTCGGCTACATCAGCCCCTACGCCGCCGAGCTGTCGTCGAAGGAGGGCATCGGCGAGGCCTCGGGCCACGTCTACATGCTCGGGACGGTCGGCAGCATCGTCGGCGCGTTCGCGACGACCTACTTCCTCATTCCCTCGCTCGGTATCGACCAGATCGCGCTCGTCTTCGGCGTCATCTCCGTCGCGACGGCCATCGCGCTCGTCGGGCCGCGGCTGAACAAAGACCAGATCATCGTCAACGGCTTCGTCGCCCTGCTGCTCGTCGCAGCGGCCGGCAGCGGCGCGGCGGGGATCAGCGTCGAAGGTCGCGTCGTCTACGAGACCCAGACGCCCTACCAGGAACTCCAGGTGGTCGACCTCGGCGACACCCGGACCCTCTATCTCGACGGCCAACGCCACAGCGCGATGGATCTCGAAGACCCCCAGCGACACGTCTTCGGCTACACGCGCTACTTCCATCTCCCCCTCCTGATGACCGACGACGTCGACCGCGTACTGTTCGTCGGCGGCGGCGGCTTCACCGGTCCCAAACGCTTTGCCCACGACTACAACGTCACCGTCGACGTCGCCGAGATCGACCCCGAAGTCATCCGCGTCTCGAAGGAGTATTTCGGCGTCGAGGAGTCAGCGAAGCTCAACATCTACAACGAGGGAGGACGGCAGTTCCTCCGCGACACGAACGAGACGTACGACCTCATCGTCTTGGACGCCTACCGCAAGGACAAGGTTCCCTTCGAGTTGACGACGGAGGAGTTCATGGAACTCGCGAACGACCGCCTCTCCGACGATGGCGTCCTCTTTGCGAACCTCATCTCCGCGCCGAGCGGCCCGGCCTCGCAGTTCTACCGCGCCGAGTACAAGACCATCTCACAGGTGTATCCGCAGGTCTACAGCTTCCCGACGAGCGGCGGCGCGGTCGTCCAGAACATCGAGGTCATCGCCACGAAAAACGAGACGCGGCTGACGGAAGAACAGCTGCTCGCGCGGAACGAAAAGCGGGATATCGGAATCGGTCTCGCGAGCGAGATCCGGACCTATCAGGAACCGCCGCGGACCGAGGACGTGCCGCTCCTACGGGACGACCGCGCACCAGTGGACGCACTGTTAGACCCGATGGTCGGCCAGCGGTACGTCTTGGAGGAGACGAACGAGACGGCGAGTAGTGACGTGAGTACCGTCAGAGTGGCTGGCTGA
- a CDS encoding DNA methyltransferase, producing MITSTDLSALINDSADSRQEPYAVDVDAGKNTTLYQAHSYWTKVPPQGIRPYIDHFTDPGDLVLDPFCGSGMTGIAALSESRRVVLNDLGSAATHIAYNYNTPIDPDRLELAVDKLEAEVADFFEWLYTTECTDCGETREIKNTIWSEIRECPHCGETFNLWEPAVIDEKVEERKNGFVRDEFDCPACETSLTKTDPEYRGIEVSRIEYKCTPCFGRKYGLKEPDEADRQLLEDVSDTLEETELWYPTDDFPDGYNTRQPIQKGLTSVDKFYVDRALLAMAKLWDEIQRWEEDAVREKLEFVFTAIANRTTRKHAFRPWGGAGNSATLFVPTFHREQNIWVTYSRKANDIVKAQTELYEQYPEDLDNYLRVHNGSATDMGFLPDNSVDYVFTDPPFGANINYSEMNFVWESWLGRKTDVELEAIVNSKQDKDVADYELLMRESFAEIKRVLKDDHWMTLVFNNSKAEVWNALQQSLRDAGFVIAQFATFDKQQPTLQQITSEGAVGQDVMVACLNVDDPTEIGESLTEDEIVRHVRQLLPELAEKTDRRTARGIYSSVVGFALNNRRSVDNLDFETLVETLERHFEAKTLEYERPYKDVVVEQTLWYVE from the coding sequence GTGATTACATCGACGGATCTCTCTGCACTCATCAACGACTCTGCCGACAGTCGACAGGAACCATACGCTGTCGACGTCGACGCCGGAAAGAACACGACTCTCTATCAGGCACACTCCTACTGGACGAAGGTTCCGCCCCAGGGGATTCGCCCCTACATCGACCACTTCACCGACCCCGGCGACCTGGTGCTCGACCCGTTCTGTGGCTCGGGGATGACCGGCATCGCCGCCCTGTCGGAGTCCCGGCGCGTCGTCTTGAACGACCTGGGGTCCGCGGCCACGCATATCGCGTACAACTACAACACGCCGATAGACCCGGACCGACTCGAACTCGCCGTCGACAAACTCGAGGCGGAAGTTGCGGACTTCTTCGAGTGGCTCTACACCACGGAGTGTACGGACTGTGGCGAGACACGGGAGATCAAGAACACGATCTGGTCCGAGATTCGAGAGTGTCCGCACTGCGGAGAGACGTTCAACCTCTGGGAGCCAGCGGTCATCGACGAGAAAGTCGAGGAGCGGAAAAACGGGTTCGTCCGCGACGAGTTCGACTGTCCTGCCTGCGAGACGAGTCTCACCAAGACCGACCCGGAGTACAGAGGCATCGAAGTCAGCCGAATCGAATACAAATGTACCCCCTGTTTCGGGCGGAAATACGGGCTCAAAGAGCCGGACGAGGCCGACAGACAGCTCCTCGAGGACGTCAGCGACACGCTCGAGGAGACGGAGCTCTGGTATCCCACCGACGACTTCCCCGACGGATACAACACCCGACAGCCGATTCAGAAGGGGCTGACGTCCGTCGACAAGTTCTACGTCGACCGCGCGCTCCTGGCGATGGCGAAGCTCTGGGACGAGATACAGCGGTGGGAGGAAGACGCCGTCCGCGAGAAGTTGGAGTTCGTCTTCACGGCAATCGCAAACCGGACGACACGGAAGCACGCGTTCCGTCCCTGGGGCGGAGCGGGAAACAGCGCGACGCTGTTCGTCCCGACGTTCCACCGCGAGCAGAACATCTGGGTGACGTACTCGCGGAAGGCGAACGACATCGTCAAAGCCCAGACGGAACTCTACGAGCAGTATCCCGAAGATCTCGACAACTACCTGCGTGTGCACAACGGCAGTGCCACCGATATGGGATTCCTCCCCGACAACTCCGTGGACTACGTGTTCACCGACCCGCCGTTCGGAGCGAACATCAACTACAGCGAGATGAACTTCGTCTGGGAGTCGTGGCTGGGGCGGAAGACGGACGTCGAACTGGAAGCCATCGTCAACTCGAAGCAGGACAAAGACGTCGCGGACTACGAGCTGTTGATGCGGGAGTCGTTCGCCGAGATCAAGCGGGTGCTGAAAGACGACCACTGGATGACGCTGGTGTTCAACAACTCGAAGGCCGAGGTCTGGAACGCACTCCAACAGTCGCTGCGCGACGCCGGATTCGTGATCGCACAGTTCGCAACGTTCGACAAGCAGCAGCCGACGCTCCAACAGATCACGTCCGAGGGGGCAGTCGGACAGGACGTGATGGTCGCGTGTCTGAACGTGGACGACCCGACGGAGATCGGCGAGAGCCTCACGGAAGACGAGATCGTTCGCCACGTCAGACAGCTCCTGCCGGAACTGGCGGAGAAGACCGACAGGCGGACGGCGCGGGGAATCTACAGCAGTGTCGTCGGCTTCGCGCTGAACAACCGGCGGTCGGTCGACAACCTGGACTTCGAGACGCTGGTCGAGACGCTCGAACGACACTTCGAAGCGAAGACACTGGAGTACGAACGGCCGTACAAGGACGTCGTCGTCGAGCAGACGCTGTGGTACGTAGAATGA
- a CDS encoding HaeII family restriction endonuclease, with protein MSEQAAKAELDSLISDARFRCYRPIRVAEVLYKSRTQSDITITNPESYRVASNNWRDEMSRRLTGKGSTSSQSYQKDFSNLISADKLQTLDDVNSANDGIVENYIYRQLKSKKWNGLIAAQEYVTSTAVDEFSFSEYMGLTKESGLEEDAMLEIAVYALFKAITRELDAKATLELGNPNDEILHEFDSFVHTFLGLSPGETSFETLVDIHRAGKGTYAADKGIDIGTNFGTMVQVKHISLNEKKAKEIEDTAYVNRVVVVCREAERDVIRNVTDQLGYERVSGIVTIEELNGWYDRAFETFQSAVGSKILSDLRRAFKKEFQSGDWRVPNVDELLDERGYDESQLTGIWSDSS; from the coding sequence GTGAGCGAACAAGCGGCCAAAGCAGAACTCGATTCTCTCATTAGTGACGCTCGGTTTCGATGCTACCGTCCGATCCGTGTCGCGGAGGTTCTCTATAAATCTCGAACCCAGTCGGATATCACCATCACCAACCCCGAAAGCTACCGCGTCGCGAGCAACAACTGGCGCGACGAGATGTCGCGGAGACTGACTGGCAAGGGCTCTACCTCCTCACAGTCCTATCAGAAGGACTTCAGCAATCTCATCAGTGCGGACAAGCTGCAGACACTCGACGACGTCAACTCCGCCAACGACGGCATCGTCGAGAACTACATCTATCGCCAACTGAAATCCAAGAAGTGGAACGGGCTGATCGCTGCCCAGGAGTACGTCACGTCGACGGCCGTCGACGAGTTCAGCTTCAGCGAGTATATGGGGCTCACGAAGGAGAGCGGACTCGAAGAGGACGCGATGCTGGAGATTGCGGTCTACGCGCTTTTCAAGGCGATCACGCGCGAACTCGACGCGAAAGCCACACTCGAACTCGGAAACCCGAACGACGAGATACTCCACGAGTTCGACAGCTTCGTACACACGTTCTTGGGCTTGAGCCCCGGTGAGACGTCGTTCGAGACGCTAGTCGACATCCACCGCGCTGGCAAGGGGACGTACGCAGCCGACAAAGGGATCGATATCGGGACGAACTTCGGGACGATGGTCCAGGTCAAGCACATCTCGCTCAACGAGAAGAAGGCCAAAGAGATCGAAGACACCGCGTACGTGAACAGAGTCGTCGTCGTGTGCCGAGAGGCCGAGCGAGACGTCATTCGGAACGTCACCGACCAACTCGGCTACGAGCGGGTCAGCGGCATCGTCACCATCGAGGAACTGAACGGCTGGTACGACCGAGCGTTCGAGACGTTCCAATCGGCCGTCGGCTCCAAGATACTCAGCGACCTCCGCCGTGCGTTCAAAAAGGAGTTCCAGAGCGGCGACTGGAGAGTGCCGAACGTCGACGAGCTGCTGGACGAACGCGGCTACGACGAGTCACAGCTGACCGGCATCTGGAGCGATAGCTCGTAA